The Mauremys mutica isolate MM-2020 ecotype Southern chromosome 1, ASM2049712v1, whole genome shotgun sequence genome has a segment encoding these proteins:
- the LOC123374388 gene encoding putative olfactory receptor 52P1: MAVFNLTHSDPSTFILIGIPDLETAHIWISIPFSMLYIIGLLVNFMVLFVVGKEQTLHKPMYLLLCMLALTDIGSSTSIMPMALCIFWFNLKGITVGGCFTQMFFIHMFSVMQSAVLMAMAFDRYVAICNPLRYATVLTNARIAKLGLVGLIRAVLLMLPLPLLLSRQPFCANHIIPHTYCEHIAVVKMSCGDTTVNRTYGLVVAFVVTGLDLTLVVLSYSLIIRAILRISSKKAYEKALNTCTAHFCVMLTSFTLFFFSALTHRFGQHVSLHVHIILANLFFLLPPILNPIIYGVKIKELRDKVVKYTCRR; encoded by the coding sequence ATGGCAGTTTTCAATCTCACTCACTCTGACCCGTCAACATTCATCCTAATTGGCATCCCTGACCTAGAAACTGCTCACATTTGGATTTCCATCCCATTCTCTATGCTGTACATAATCGGCCTGTTGGTAAATTTCATGGTTCTGTTTGTTGTAGGGaaagagcagaccctgcacaagccgatgtacctgctgctctgcatgctggcacTCACAGACATTGGCTCGTCTACCTCCATCATGCCGATGGCACTatgtatattttggttcaatttgaaaggcattactgtgggtggctgcttcacccagatgttcttcattCACATGTTTTCCGTTATGCAGTCAGCCGTCCTCATGGCAATGGCCTTTGATCGCTatgttgccatatgtaaccctctgagatacGCCACCGTCCTCACCAATGCACGAATAGCAAAGCTAGGGCTTGTGGGTTTGATAAGAGCTGTTCTCctcatgctgcccctgcctctgctTCTGAGTAGGCAGCCATTTTGTGCCAACCACATTATCCCCCACACGTACTGTGAGCATATAGCTGTGGTGAAGATGTCATGTGGGGACACCACTGTCAACAGGACGTACGGCTTGGTGGTGGCATTTGTAGTCACTGGGTTAGATCTGACACTGGTTGTCCTGTCCTACAGTCTGATCATCAGAGCCatcctcagaatctcctccaagaaAGCCTATGAGAAAGCCCTgaacacctgcacagcccacttcTGTGTGATGCTGACATCTTTTACTCTCTTCTTTTTCTCTGCTCTGACACACCGGTTTGGTCAGCATGTCAGTCTCCATGTTCACATTATCTTGGCcaacctcttcttcctcctcccccccatactCAACCCAATTATTTATGGGGTCAAAATcaaagagcttcgtgacaaaGTGGTCAAATACACCTGCAGAAGGTGA
- the LOC123375672 gene encoding putative olfactory receptor 52P1 — MAAFNLTTSDLSPFILLGIPGLEGAHGWISILFSIFYVVGLFGNFMLLFVVGKYQTLHKPMYLLICMLALTDIGTSTSVMPKALCIFWFNLKDITVSGCLTQMFFLHAISIMESAVLVTMAFDRYVAICNPLRYTTILTNVRIAKLGLVGLIRAVLLMLPLPLLLSRQPFCANRIIPHTYCEHMAVAKMSCGDTTVNRTYGLVMAFVVIGLDLTLVALSYSLIIRAVLRISSKKAYEKALNTCTAHICVMMTSFTLFFFSILTHRFGQRITPHVHIILANFFFLIPPVINPIIYGVKTKELRDKVVKYIWSR; from the coding sequence ATGGCAGCTTTCAACCTCACCACCTCTGACCTTTCACCATTTATCCTATTGGGCATCCCTGGTCTAGAAGGTGCCCATGgctggatttccatccttttctcTATATTCTACGTTGTCGGCCTGTTTGGAAATTTCATGcttctgtttgttgtaggcaAATATCAAACCCTGCACAAGCCAATGTACCTGCTGATCTGCATGCTGGCGCTCACAGACATCGGCACATCTACCTCTGTCATGCcaaaggcactgtgtatattttggttcaatttgaagGACATTACTGTGagtggctgcctcacccagatgttcttccttcatgCGATTTCTATTATGGAGTCAGCCGTGCTAGTGACAATGGCCTTTGATCGCTatgttgccatatgtaaccctctgagatacaCCACCATCCTCACCAATGTACGAATAGCCAAGCTAGGGCTTGTGGGTTTGATAAGAGCTGTTCTCCTCATGCTGCCTCTACCCCTGCTTCTGAGCaggcagccattctgtgccaaccgcattatccccCACACTTACTGCGAACACATGGCTGTGGCGAAGATGTCGTGTGGGGACACCACTGTCAACAGGACGTACGGCTTGGTGATGGCATTTGTAGTCATTGGGTTAGATCTGACACTGGTTGCCCTGTCCTACAGTCTGATTATCAGGGCTGTCCTCAGAATTTCCTCCAAGAAAGCCTATGAGAAAGCCCTgaacacctgcacagcccacatctgtgtgatgaTGACGTCTTTTACTCTCTTCTTTTTCTCCATTCTGACACACCGGTTCGGTCAGCGCATCACTCCCCATGTTCACATCATCTTGGCAAACTTCTTCTTCCTCATCCCCCCCGTGATCAACCCCATAatttatggggtcaaaaccaaagagcttcgtgacaaaGTGGTCAAATACATCTGGAGCAGGTGA